CGCTCTTTCCCTCCGGAGGCTCGTAGCCGAGCAAGTACCGGTGCCGCAGGGTGATCGCGATGGCCTCGACCGCTCCCTTGAGCCGCCCGGCTCCGGGCGTGTCGCTATCGGGGGTGTAGTGTTCGGCACCCTTGAGAATCTCGGCCCGGCCGCCAGTCTCGTCTGCGAGAGCAACCAGCGGTTTGGCGTCGAAGCCCTCCCGCGGCTTCCTCGCACGTCCCCGCCCGCCACTTCGGCCGCTTCCCCCCGGCCAGCTGCCCCCACCTCCCCCCGGCCAGCCTCGACCCGGGCCTCCCCCGCCAGGCCGACTTGGCATGCGCGACAGGTCCCTCAACTGGCTACCGCTGTCGAGGCCGATCGAGAAGACGGGCACCTCTGACCGACGGGCGAGCTCAAGAAGCGCCTCGAAGGAGGTGGAGCTCGCCGTATCCACGCCGTCGGTCACGAGAACTACCGCCTTGCTCTCCGCGGGACTCTTAGCCACGCGCTGGATCGCCGTGAAAGCTGCGTCGTAGAGCGCCGTCCCTCCGCCGGCCTCCATCCTGTCCAGGACGCTCCCCAGAAGATCCCGATCGGATGTGAAGTCCTGGACTACATGTACCTCACTGTTGAATGTGATCACGAGGATCTCGTCGGTGGGCTCGAGGAGGTCGATGAAGTGCTTGAGAGCAGCCTCCACCTGACCCATCTTGCTCTCCATGCTCCCGCTCGTGTCGAGGGCCAACGCGATTCGCAAGGGCCGCCGCTCGCCGCTGAAGAGTGTGATGTCTTGCCGCCTTCCCTCCTCCGAAACCCGGAAGTCCGCGCTGCGTAGCCCCATCAGGGGCTCCCCGTTTTTGTCGAGAACCGAAACGGGCACGCGCACGGTGCGGGCGGCGGCAGCGAAGGTGGGCTGGGGGGAGCTGCGGGCCGCGGGCGGGCCTGGCGGTGGGGCCTCCCGGGAGGGTGTTGGCGTGGTGGATGAGGGAGCGGGAGTCGGAGCATTGTCTGTTGGGGCGGCACGGCGCAAGGCCACGACGAGCGTCTCGCTTGCACCGGCCTCGCGTACGGCGGCTTCGCGCGGCCAGTCGAGGAGCTCCCCGAAACCCCGCTCCCGAAGCTCCGCCAGGATGGTGTGCTCGCTGATGCCCGCCTTCAGGAAGCGGACGATGTCCGCGGTGAGGAGCGGTGCCTCGCCGCGGGCGCCCTCCGCCACCGTCAGGAGAAGAAGGACGGCGAGGATCCGTCTCCCGACTGCGCCCGGCCCGGAGCTGCGGTGGTGTTGCGACATGGGGTTCCTCACTCTTCCGGGTCGGTTGCGCGCGACGGCTCTGCCGTCCTCGGCGGAGACAATACCTGGCCGCGA
This genomic window from Vicinamibacteria bacterium contains:
- a CDS encoding VWA domain-containing protein — encoded protein: MSQHHRSSGPGAVGRRILAVLLLLTVAEGARGEAPLLTADIVRFLKAGISEHTILAELRERGFGELLDWPREAAVREAGASETLVVALRRAAPTDNAPTPAPSSTTPTPSREAPPPGPPAARSSPQPTFAAAARTVRVPVSVLDKNGEPLMGLRSADFRVSEEGRRQDITLFSGERRPLRIALALDTSGSMESKMGQVEAALKHFIDLLEPTDEILVITFNSEVHVVQDFTSDRDLLGSVLDRMEAGGGTALYDAAFTAIQRVAKSPAESKAVVLVTDGVDTASSTSFEALLELARRSEVPVFSIGLDSGSQLRDLSRMPSRPGGGGPGRGWPGGGGGSWPGGSGRSGGRGRARKPREGFDAKPLVALADETGGRAEILKGAEHYTPDSDTPGAGRLKGAVEAIAITLRHRYLLGYEPPEGKSGWRTIRVEVDRQAATARARKGYYAGG